A stretch of DNA from Pristis pectinata isolate sPriPec2 chromosome 35, sPriPec2.1.pri, whole genome shotgun sequence:
ccccccccctctcctctcgtcccccccctctcctctctccccccccctctcctctctcccccccctctcctctctcccccccctctcctctctcccccccccctcctctctcccccccctctcctctctccccaccctctcctctctcccccccctctcctctcttccacccccctctcctctctcccccccctctcctctctcccccccctctcctctctccccccccctctcctctctccccccctctcctctctcccccccccctctcctctctcccccccccctctcctctctccccccccctctcctctctcccccccccctctcctctctccccccccctctcctctctcccccccctctcctctctcccccccctctcctctctcccccccccctctcctctctcccccccctctcctctctcccccccctctcctctctcccccccctctcctctctccccccccctctcctctcatcccccccccctctcctctctcccccccccctctcctctctccccccccctctcctctctcccccccccccctctcctctctcccccccccctctcctctctcccccccccccctctcctctctcccccccccctctcctctctccccccccctctcctctctcccccccccctctcctctctccccccccctctcctctctcccccccccctctcctctctcccccccccctctcctctctcccccccccctctcctctctccccccccctctcctctccctctccccccccccctctcctctctcccccccctctcctctctcccccccccctctcctctctcccccccccctctcctctctcccccccccctctcctctctccccccccctctctctctctctcccccccccctctcctctctccccccccctctcctctctccccccccctctcctctctcccccccccctctcctctctcccccccctctcctctctcccccccccctcctctctccccccccctctcctctctcccccccccctctcctctctccccccccctctcctctctcccccccccctctcctctctccccccccctctcctctctccccccccctctcctctctccccccccctctcctctctccccccccctctcctctctcccccccccctctcctctctcccccccccctctcctctctccccccccccctctcctctctcccccccccctctcctctctccccccccccctctcctctctcccccccccctctcctctctccccccccctctcctctctccccccccctctcctctctcccccccctctcctctctcccccccccctctcctctctccccccccctctcctctctcccccccccctctcctctctcccccccccccctctcctctctccccccccctctcctctctcccccccctctcctctctccccccccctctcctctcccccccccccctcccctctctcccccccccctctcctctctctcccccccccctctcctctctctcccccccccctctcctctctcccccccccctctcctctctccccccccctctcctctctcccccccctctcctctctccccccctctcctctctccccccccctctcctctctccccccccctctcctctctcccccccccctctcctctctccccccccctctcctctctcccccccccctctcctctctcccccccccctctcctctctcccccccctctcctctctcccccacccctctcctctctccccccccctctcctctctcccccccccctctcctctctccccccccctctcctctctccccccccctctcctctctccccccccctctcctctctcccccccccctctcctctctcccccccccctctcctctctctcccccccccctctcctctctccccccccctctcctctctccccccccctctcctctctcccccccccctctcctctctccccccccctctcctctctccccccccctctcctctctcccccccccctctcctctctccccccccccctctcctctctccccccccctctcctctctcccccccccctctcctctctcccccccccctctcctctctcccccccctctcctctctccccccccccctctcctctctcccccccccctctcctctctccccccccctctcctctctcccccccctctcctctctccccccccctcctctctccccccccctctcctctctccccccccctctcctctctcccccccctctcctctctccccccccctctccctctctccccccccctctcctctctccccccccctctcctctctccccccccctctctctctctccccccccctctcctctctcccccccccctctcctctctccccccccccgatcctctctccccccccctctcctctctcccccccccctctcctctctcccccccccctctcctctctccccccccccctctcctctctcccccccccctctcctctctcccccccccgctctctccccccccctcctctctcccccccccccatctctccccccccctcctctctccccccccccctcctctctcccccccccctcctctctccccccccccctcctctctccccccctcctctctccccccctctcctcgctccccccctccatcctctctcccccccctccatcctctctcccccccctccatcctctctccccccccctccatcctctctcccccccctctcctctctcccccccctctcctcctctctcccccccccctctcctctctccccccccccctctcctctctccccccccctcctctcctctctccccccccctcctctcctctctcccccccccctcctctcctcccccccccctctcccctctcctccccccccccccccctcccctctcctcccccccccccccctcccctctcctcccccccccccctctcccctctcctccccccccacgcccttgagaagatgctggtgaactgccttcttgaaccgctgcaatcCTTAAGGTGTGGCTACACCCACAATAATGTTAGGGAGAGagtgccaggattttgacccagcaatgatgaaggaatgctgatatatttccaagtcaggatggtgtgtggcttggagagtaatttgcaggtggtggtgttctctttAGATGCTGGTGGAGTACTTTCTGAGTGTGCATTTTCTCACCTGGTTTTCTTATTAGCATTGTCAAATTTTTGATTAATGCTCCCTCATGACTAGGATTGAATCAACAAATTAGAGAAAAGAGTTTGCATCCAGTtattgtttgtgagatcttgctgtgtgcaaaaatAGCTGCCGTCTTTGTTCAGGTAGAAAGGATTACATTTGAGAGTAATTATTTCACTGCAACCTGCTTTGGGTTGTTTCTCAAGACTTAGGACTATATAAATGTAACCTATTAGTTCTCTGCAGTCTGCACCTTGGGCTACAGCAGTTTAATTATTAAGCTACTTGACAAGTATCTTTTGTTTAAGGGAATGCAGCAACCGTATTTTGAGCAAAGATTTTATGACTTGGCCAAGCTTTCAACCGTAAAGAGTGGCTTGAGAGATGATGGTGATTATTTTTAGGAATTTGGAGGGACTAGAACTGTACTGACAAGTTGTTTCACCTACTGCAGAGATGGGATGTGTCCGTGCCTGAAGCCGAGCAAGCTCAAAACTATTCTGCAGAAATAGTACTTTGTTGTGCATGGTGCCGATCTATAACGCAGGCTTCCTTGGAGAAGCTGGAAGCAGTTAACGATGGTTttcattaaaatgcaaattaagACCCCTGCAGAAGTGAATACTCTGGGATGTAGCACATAAGTACTGTCATTTGAGGCACATCCTATGAGGAATGCAGCAATTCTTGGGAGAATTGTTCAGCTTTGGATCTTTCCCACAGTCTGGGTGTGTGGCATACAAACTGCGAAATGATCCTCATCGTGATTCAGCATCattggaagttattggaaaatacTCTGGGGGAcaagattaatctacacttgtaaAGGCAGGGAACGATCAGGGATCGTCAGTATGACTTTGGTGGGAAATTCTGTCAGACTAAtttgagtttttgttttgcaaaagtaactaaatatattgatgGGGGCAATGCAGTTgttgttgtctgcatggacttcagtgaagtCTTTGGCAAATTGGAACCAAAGTTGGCTTTGTAATCGGAGACTGGAGTGATGGAAGGTTGCTTTTGTGATCAGAGGCTTGTAATCAGTGGTGTattacagggattggtgctggaatcATTACTGTTGGTCATTGAaaataatgatttggatatgaacgtAGGAGACATGagtagtaaatttgcagatgacacaaatgggTGGTGTCGATAGGAGGGTAGTCTTTGGTTACAGGAATTGATCATtgataaaatgggcagagcagtggcagaaggAACTTAGgcctgataagtgtgaggcgatgcactttaggaggtctaCTAAGGGTACGACATATACCGTGAAAGGTAGGGTCctagagtattgaggaacaaagtgaCCTGGGTCCACAAATACATAAGGTGGTCAATAACGCTTGCAggttgctggccttcattagcctgggcatagaatataaaagcttggaggtcatggtacaacttaaaactttgattaggtcacagttggaatattgtgcgcagttctggccactttgctacaggaaggacatgaatgcactggagggggtgcagaggagattcaccaggatgttgcctgggacgaagactagataggctgggtctggagcagtggaggctgaggaggggacccaatagaggtgtacaaaattaggagaggtatcgatagggtggatagagagaaacatttcctcataatAGAGATGTCGAAAATcatggtttaaggtgaggcataagaggggatctgaggaaattttttttcacccagagggtgattgcaatctggacacactgcctgaaaaggtggtgggggcagataatCTCATAAcgtttaaaaagtatctggatgagtacttgaatcacaaAGACTTAGAAGTTTGCGGACCAAGTGCCGGTCAATTGGATTAGTATAAACGTGTTACTTAATGGTCAGTATGCacacaagggcctgtttcttgtgttgtaggattctatggttctattaacaGGATAGTAAAAGGCCAAGTAgatgctttctgtttttttttctctctgtgacaATCCCTGTGTTAGCAGTAACCTAGTCCAAATTCTGAGTGCTGTATTTATGATTGATTTCTTTCCCCCTGTAGGGTGTGCTTGGAAGCTCCTGTCTGGTTTAAAGGAAGGACAAACACAGGTGGACAACCCAGTAATCAAGGAGATGACTTACTGGTCCCATCCTATTGATGTGCACTATGCAACCAAAGGGCTCCAAGGTAGGTTTTTTCAAGCTGAATTGTGTTCGTATTTTGTCAACTCTGGGATTAGCAGAGAGCATGCAaggtggctattcagcccataATAAGTGGCCCTTTGGTCCCACAGCCCTTCTTTCTACCCATGCcccagttgtagagtcatagtcacacagtGCAGACACAGATCCTTCGGCTCACCTtatccacaccaactatcaagtacttacctatactaatcccgttTACCGGCACTTGTTCTGTAACCATCTAGGCAATTTAACTGTTCGTCTAGTTATTGTCAATTATTGTgagtgtgtctgcctccaccaccccctcaggcggtgagttccagattccagttgCCCTCTGGTTgggaaagttcttcctcagatcctttctAAACCTCCTACACCTTAccctaaccctatgccctctggttttaggcacctctgctatggggaaacatttcctaccatctcccctatctatgctgcccataattttgtacacccttATTAGGTTTTCCCCTGCCTCTGAGGTATTCCTCCAATCCCACTTTAAAAGTTCACATGGAATTCATTTCAGGCAGTGGATTCTTGACCATAACTCACTGCCAAACAAATTCCCCGCCCTTCACCCCTTTGGTTCTATGGACAATTGAATTTGTGTCCTTGGATCACTGACCATTGGAAACTCATTCTCTGTATTTACGCCCTTCATAATTTGTATGTCACTGTTAGggcagcgcagtggcacagcagggtagtgctgctgcctcactgctccagcgacccaggtttgatgctgaccctgtgtggagtttgcatgttctccctgtgaccgcatgggtttcccccaggtgcttgcaaagatgtgctggttggtaggagAACCCAGGTGGACATGTGAGAGTGAAAAGGTTGCAGGGAAACAAGTGGggagatgggattgttctgagaactgGCAGAGACTTGATAGGGTtcatatttcatttaaaaaaaaatgagaaataaaaatttCCCCTTAACTTTCTCTTTTCTACTTGGGTCCagattcatggctgatctggactTGGCCTCTGCTCCACTTTGCTCTCTATTCCCTGTCACTCTCAAGTCCACCAGAGACTAACAGTCTATCTTGGCCACAAATAAATTCAGTGATCTGATCTCTACAGTCCTtggggatggagaattccaaagacttatagaCCTTTTGAGGGAAAAAATTCCTCTCACATCAGCCTTAAGGGGGTGaactttaatttaatttaaccATTCCACTCGATTTCCTCGGTGCCCAGGAATCTAACCATTCTCAGGATTGAATTGTGCTCAAATTTGGGTCAAACGGACTAATTGGACAATTAAAACAACATCAGACTCACAGCTTTTTAGTAGCACTGCAGTGTCAAATGCAGCAATCTGCGTGGAAGTttttatctattcccctcacacTTCCAGTGTCTCATAGTTTGTTGAATTTTCTAAAAGAGGTTCAATTAAACTCATTGCATTATGTAATTGAACAGAGGTTAATGAGCTGTTGTTTAGAAAGGCCTGAGAGAAAGTTTGCAATTATTGCTGCTCTTTTGTTTCCAATTCTGACAGAACAAAACGAGCAGAGAGGAAAAAGTTAATTGGGAAAGACAAAACAAGTGAAGCTTTTACTGAGTTGTAAGTTTTGAAGTTTAGGTCTTTCTGCTTGTCAGAACTattaggggagaggagagaatgggagggagagttgtcagggagaaggaaggaacagagggaagAAGCTTGCAGTTTGGAAGGGGAAACCTTGTGGCAAATAATGAGGAAAAATGCTCCACGTGTCTCAAAGCATTGCACAGTGAGCTGGAGGCCATTGGGCCTGTCACAGTCGTGCCAACTCTTTTAAAGAACCCACAAATCCCGTTCCCCACTCTTTTCCCTGACCTCTGCATACGTTCCCATTTTAAGCCGAGATTCAGTTCCCCCTTTGGAAatgttattgaatctgcttcctctGCCCAGTCAGACAGCATattccagatcacagcaactcCTCACGTAAAATCCAGAATCCCTCCCATACATCCTTCCTTCAAATCCCTggctttttggaaaaaaaactgtgttcTTATTACTTTTCCCCCTCTGCTGGGATCTGATCAGCTGAAGCTCTGGTCTAGAAGTTGCCCAATGCTTAACATTCTGATGTATGGCGCCTGTCTGGTGGTAATCTGTCTTACATAAGAACCACTGGAAGACCATCAGTACTTTGGGCCCGTTCTATAGTTCAGTGAAATCTTCCCTGGTCTACACCTAACACCTTTGGTCCAAACCCCTTAATTCCAGTTGGTTGACAAAATCTCCCAATCTTAGGTTTAAAATTAGCCAAGTGTTTCCAACTGGGTGTTTCCTAATTTCACTCCTGAAGGACCTGCCTCTAATATTTCAACTCTACCTCCTGTTCCTAGACTCTGTCACCACTTGAAATGATTTCTCTCCACCTGTCTTCTAACTTGTTTACATCTGGAAGAATTTAGTAGTTTGCAGCCTGTTACAGTTGGCTTGGTTCCCTGGGTTAGAAAACCAGTCTGGGGTTCTGTTCCTGATCACCATCGCACTGGCTCTGTGTTGGAACACAGTgatggaaggaggtcatttagcTTTTGAAGCCTATTCTGCCTTTTaacaagatcatgattgatctgtgacctaattccAACTATGCATCTTGTCCTTCAGTACCATTGGTTATCAATTagatttaaaatttaagaatAGACTGCCTATTAATTAGGGAATGTTCCAGGTGGTGAGccaatggtgggggtggggtggtgggcaaGGGGTGTTGTATTGTGGGTGCTGACTTCCCTATAAGCATAGAGAGCATTACAGCTGGATGCCCACACCCTTCCCTAAAAGCAGTCAAAGTTTTCTGTGCACATCTCTTGTACCAGATGTGTGATAGGAGAGGGTAGTGATTGGGCTAGGGTGCCTCCTTTTTGTGGTTGAATAGCTGACTGCACCATTGTTATGAGTGAGTGGGGAAGAGCGTGCCTGAGGTTCTGTGTCTCAGCGGCGGTTGGTACCTTTAGGAGGGGCGGGAGCAACAACAGGAGAAAGGAGGAACCCTCGCCATGGGCAGCAAACTGACCCTGTTGCCCTCTCTGCCTCGTGCCTGCCTCAGGCTGGCCCAAGCTTTTCCTGCAGGTCTGGCACCAGGACTCCTTCGGCCGGAGCGAGCTCTACGGGTACGGTTTCTGCCACATCCCCAGCAGCCCTGGCTTCCACCAGATAGACTGCGTCACCTGGCGGCCCCTGGGCACCTGGCAGGAACAGCTGTCCCAGATGTTTGTTGGCGGCGGTCCCCAGCTGAAACACAGTGACCTGATTTACACTGGGGCTGACCGCTACCGGCTCCACACTGTGGCTATGGGCAGCGTCCACCTGCAGCTCAACATCATCCTCCGCAACTTTGACCGCTACGGGGTGGAGTACTGAGTGGTGCGCAGGCACCGCCCCAGGGAGTGGACGTTGACTGGGCACAGGGATCCACCGCACCTTCCTCCTGATGCCTCTCGTCTGTGAGACCATCTTCCTCGTGTGCAAGATCCTCCTGCCAAACACATCTGCTTCACAGAggtcccaactccacctctgctGCACGGGACTCTATGCCTGTCCATACAGATAAGAAATAACAACAAgtataggccatctggcccatctaATCTGCTCTGTTATTTGGTAAGATCATGGCTTGTCTGATCTTGGACTCGGTT
This window harbors:
- the b9d2 gene encoding B9 domain-containing protein 2 — protein: MAELHIIGQIVGASGFPQHSLFCKWGLHTGCAWKLLSGLKEGQTQVDNPVIKEMTYWSHPIDVHYATKGLQGWPKLFLQVWHQDSFGRSELYGYGFCHIPSSPGFHQIDCVTWRPLGTWQEQLSQMFVGGGPQLKHSDLIYTGADRYRLHTVAMGSVHLQLNIILRNFDRYGVEY